The following proteins come from a genomic window of Ictalurus furcatus strain D&B chromosome 14, Billie_1.0, whole genome shotgun sequence:
- the LOC128618623 gene encoding claudin-23-like: protein MRALSIIIFGLVSAPCGWILTLTSTVAPNWRTVHNITGQPSDLMLHQGIWDICRSFTGSRDVLCNHEDSEYFNNQIIEVARRMMVASLIVTLIGLGLMTVGTTCWTDKPRIKLAGLGGFLILCSGVLAIIPIAWYNHILKDINSPSTDISTGYCIILGYIGGLTEFLDGFVIFILLYRCSGGRNLGERPELNIEPKDMTTAPSTSVTRSRASSVPSHIEKQDINFRRDNRPNNISLTL from the coding sequence ATGCGAGCCCTGAGCATTATAATATTCGGTTTAGTTTCCGCGCCTTGCGGCTGGATCCTGACCCTGACGAGTACAGTGGCACCAAACTGGCGAACCGTCCACAACATCACTGGACAGCCCTCGGATTTAATGTTACACCAGGGCATCTGGGATATCTGCAGGTCCTTTACAGGATCCAGGGACGTCCTGTGCAACCACGAGGACAGCGAATACTTTAATAATCAGATCATCGAGGTCGCGCGCAGGATGATGGTGGCATCTCTGATCGTGACTCTAATCGGTCTTGGCTTGATGACAGTCGGAACCACCTGCTGGACCGACAAACCGAGAATAAAGCTGGCTGGTCTCGGTGGTTTTCTCATCTTATGTTCCGGGGTTCTGGCAATCATCCCTATCGCATGGTACAACCACATCCTGAAGGACATCAACTCTCCATCGACCGACATCAGTACTGGATACTGCATCATACTGGGCTACATAGGAGGACTAACGGAGTTTCTCGACGgatttgtgatatttattttgttataccGATGTTCTGGAGGAAGAAATCTGGGAGAGAGACCCGAGTTAAATATTGAACCGAAGGACATGACCACCGCGCCGAGCACCAGTGTGACCCGGAGCCGCGCGAGCAGCGTCCCATCGCACATTGAGAAACAAGACATCAACTTCCGGCGAGACAACAGACCAAACAATATATCACTGACCCTGTAG